A stretch of Trueperaceae bacterium DNA encodes these proteins:
- the fusA gene encoding elongation factor G, protein MSELRNVALLSHSGAGKTSLTEALLYRTGVLSAMGAVEDGTTASDRTPEETRRKISVTTSLHPVTWKGHPFTILDAPGYADFVGEIRGAQAAADAAAIVVSAVSGVAVGTERVWTSTFERELSSFVVINKMDRENADFFRTMAQIEATLPGTFAAIQVPIGKADAFRGVVDLLTMTAWTWPDGTPTEGALPEEVAGVAQEYHDRLVEAIVETDDELMARYLEDVDIAAADLREAFFAAVRGGALTPVLCASAETAMGIDLLLDFMVEGVRTPAEHAPLPVVDGDAPTLGPDAPFLARVVKTAVDPYLGKISYLRVLAGSVRAGDAVLNTAHEDGAPASVKLAHLYVPDGGDLNEVAALEAGAIGAVTKVDALHTGDTLAAPERPVQLAPIRFPPPVMAVALEPATRADDDKLGEALRKLLEADPTLHLERDPDTQETVLWGMGHVHLEVAKNALKDRYGVTVHTHPPKVAYRETIRGTGEARHRHKKQTGGAGQFAEVALRVEPAEAGAGLVFDWAVVGGAIPSQFQSSCEKGVRQAMDRGVLGGFVTDDVHVTVVDGKDHPVDSKDVAFVAAAAQAFREAAQQADPVLMEPVALVKVRVPDRYTGDVIGDLNARRGRILGMDNEGAVSTVSAHVPEAELATYSPELRSLTGGRGAFSRRQDHYAPVPPHLVERILDAARADAEDGG, encoded by the coding sequence AAGGGGCACCCCTTCACGATCCTCGACGCCCCCGGCTACGCCGACTTCGTCGGCGAGATCCGCGGGGCGCAGGCCGCGGCGGACGCCGCAGCCATCGTGGTGAGCGCCGTCTCGGGCGTCGCGGTCGGTACCGAGCGCGTCTGGACCAGCACCTTCGAGCGGGAGCTCTCCAGCTTCGTGGTGATCAACAAGATGGACCGCGAGAACGCCGACTTCTTCCGCACGATGGCGCAGATCGAAGCGACCCTCCCCGGGACGTTCGCCGCGATCCAGGTGCCGATCGGCAAGGCCGACGCCTTCCGCGGGGTGGTGGACCTGCTCACGATGACCGCCTGGACCTGGCCGGACGGCACCCCCACCGAGGGCGCCCTGCCCGAGGAGGTCGCCGGCGTCGCGCAGGAGTACCACGACCGCCTCGTCGAAGCGATCGTCGAGACCGACGACGAGCTCATGGCGCGGTACCTCGAGGACGTCGACATCGCCGCCGCCGACCTGCGCGAGGCGTTCTTCGCCGCCGTCCGCGGCGGCGCCCTGACGCCGGTCCTGTGCGCGTCGGCGGAGACGGCGATGGGGATCGACCTGCTGCTCGACTTCATGGTCGAGGGCGTCCGCACCCCCGCCGAGCACGCCCCCCTCCCGGTCGTCGACGGCGACGCCCCGACCCTGGGGCCCGACGCGCCGTTCCTCGCGCGCGTCGTGAAGACCGCGGTCGACCCGTACCTCGGCAAGATCTCCTACCTGCGGGTCCTGGCGGGCTCGGTGCGCGCCGGGGACGCCGTCCTGAACACCGCCCACGAGGACGGGGCGCCGGCGTCGGTCAAGCTCGCGCACCTGTACGTCCCCGACGGCGGCGACCTGAACGAGGTCGCCGCCCTCGAGGCGGGCGCCATCGGGGCGGTCACGAAGGTCGACGCGCTCCACACGGGCGACACGTTGGCGGCGCCCGAGCGCCCCGTCCAGTTGGCCCCCATCCGCTTCCCGCCGCCGGTCATGGCGGTCGCGCTGGAGCCCGCGACCCGCGCCGACGACGACAAGCTCGGCGAGGCGCTCCGCAAGCTGCTCGAGGCCGACCCGACCCTGCACCTCGAGCGCGACCCCGACACCCAGGAGACCGTCCTGTGGGGCATGGGGCACGTCCACCTGGAGGTCGCCAAGAACGCCCTGAAGGACCGCTACGGCGTCACGGTCCACACCCACCCCCCGAAGGTCGCCTACCGCGAGACGATCCGCGGGACGGGCGAGGCGCGCCACCGCCACAAGAAACAGACCGGCGGGGCGGGCCAGTTCGCCGAGGTCGCGCTGCGCGTCGAGCCGGCGGAGGCCGGCGCCGGCCTGGTGTTCGACTGGGCGGTCGTGGGCGGCGCGATCCCCAGCCAATTCCAATCGAGTTGCGAGAAGGGCGTCCGCCAGGCGATGGATCGCGGCGTGCTCGGGGGGTTCGTCACCGACGACGTGCACGTCACCGTGGTCGACGGCAAGGACCACCCGGTCGACAGCAAGGACGTCGCCTTCGTCGCCGCGGCGGCGCAGGCGTTCCGCGAAGCGGCCCAGCAGGCCGACCCCGTCCTGATGGAGCCGGTCGCCCTCGTGAAGGTCCGCGTCCCCGACCGCTACACCGGCGACGTGATCGGGGACCTCAACGCCCGCCGCGGGCGGATCCTCGGCATGGACAACGAGGGGGCGGTCTCGACGGTCAGCGCGCACGTGCCCGAGGCGGAACTCGCGACGTACAGCCCGGAGCTCCGCAGCCTCACCGGCGGGCGGGGCGCCTTCTCGCGCCGCCAGGACCACTACGCCCCGGTGCCGCCGCACCTCGTGGAGCGCATCCTCGACGCCGCCCGCGCCGACGCGGAGGACGGCGGCTGA